The Schistocerca nitens isolate TAMUIC-IGC-003100 chromosome 2, iqSchNite1.1, whole genome shotgun sequence nucleotide sequence TTAATTGAggtttttatggaattgatggaataGCCTTCCAattgataatgtcatatctaacagaaacaatacagaaaactgcagTCAGACACGCAAACAATGTAATCAAGGGGGATacttctgactgggaagaaatgatGATGTTTGGGGTAccccaaggctcaatcttgggGTCCCCTATCAATTCTCATATATTTGAATGATCTTCCATATAAcatacaagcagaattagttcttgttGCAGGTAACGCTAGTACTACAACAAATCCATCCATCCACTCATTCATTCAGCAACAGGAGGAATGGAAATGTGTTTGAAAGTATCATACACCAgtattctgtgaatggtctcattcccaatttttaaaaaaataatcagttCTGTACATCTAcaggtactacaccaatatgtgtAACACATGTTGAGGAAATAATAACTATGTTGGAAACTTCAAAAATTGTAGGTTTCCATATTGAAACTGGAAAaaccacattttggaactcctaaagcaACTTACttgagccacatttgcacttaaaatCACTGCAGATCTTgaagagagacaaatcagtaagttgacaaatACTGTGTATCTtcatcagtaatgtcatatggcttaatattctggggtaactcattgtTAAGACAAAGTGCTCATCAGTCAAAAATTGCTGTAAGTTTcttgaacaatgatgtacataattacaataccagagggaaaaaatgacattcaataCTTTACATTAAGGTTGTCTGTGCCATAATAATGGAGCACAATCCTGCCACAAAATTTTTTTATCACTAACCCAATGATATAGAATgtctgacacacacacaaaaattaaaaatacatactgaaaaagtttctccttgtcaACTCATCCTGTACCGAAGTAGAATTTCTACTTTTGTAATGTGTAGATCATAGGTAGATAtcatgggtaggaattactaactcacaactgtatttaaagaaaagaaaataaaataaataaaaaaaattgttaatggtCAAACTGTAGCGAGCCAAATTTATGTACCAGCGTGTAATGTAAATATAAAATGACTCACTCCGCATCATTATGATTAATTACAGAAATGATCCCCAGGAACTAACTAAATTAGAAACAAGATTCAAACAACAAAATGAACATTGCATATTTTTTACTTTGAACAGCCCTGCTGCCTGTGTCGAGAACTGGTCAAACTAGTTCTAATATAGTCCATCATTGTTGTCAGTGAGTTTAACAGAGGAAACTTGCTCTGTTATACTTTGGCAAAAACTCTTCTGATTCTCTGTTGTCTAATGAAAGGTAATTCATTTACATTACTACTGTTATATCACTTATACATGGAGCAATACTGTTTTACAAcaacaatgttaaaaaatataatgGGGTCTACAAATATACAGAGTGTCTGTCTGATGATTTCATCTGTGAGTCACTAATGCCGACATAGTGTCAGATCAGGGAAAGTGACAAAGATGTTTACCCCAAAATGAGTGAAGTTACTTCCCTGTGTTAAACATCAATACTACAGGTCAGATTAACTCATAAACTCTTTTATATATGAAGCTACCATCCACCATTCTATCACTTTGTGTTGATTcggaattaattcattaatttatacAAACATACAGAAATTGGACCAACAAACATGGGATGCTGTTGTGATAACACTAGACACATTACCCAATATAAAGAGGAAAAAGTTTATtatgtaagccttcagaaaaatgcacAATTCtcttttactgaaaaatatttggtgtgatacgTTATAATATGTAGATTCAAAAATTTCTATCAATACCAATGGTTTGGTGAAAATTAAGTTTGCTTTCGAGTGGCCACTTTACCCCATCTGCCTCTACCACTGAATTTGCATATACAATTGTAACATTGTATCATGCGTAGTTCGGAACATATGATATCATCAACATTGAGATGAGTCAAAAACTAACCTTTGCTTAATACGGAGTGTGAGTTAGTCAGACTATACTCAACTAGTGTTTGATAATAAGAGAATTAAGAGATTTCCAAAAAATTTTATATgtagtttcaaacattttctaaactgcTCTCACTTACATGCATAGCATCCATATTTAACGTATAGACTTATCTGTAAAGCAATCATGTGTTTGAAACTGTTCGGTGGGAGAGTTATTGATTACTTACTACACAATGAACATAAGATCATACTTATCTCGCGGACAACTTTATGTTGCTTGCTCAAAAGTGGAgtcaatgaaaattttatttattcttggTCTTGGAAGGGAAACTAGAATATTATTTATAATCAGTTTTTAGTTTTACATTAATATTAATGCGAATATGGAAATGGTTTTAAAATATATTCTTTTGCTGTTAggttttaaaatttaataatgaaattatCTTTATTGTGCCATATGACGTTCTGAATATCTGAGTGCTGCCTAAGTGTGTTGTGGTGATGGTGACAGAGTATGCTTCAGAACACGGAAACTTATGACATTATGGACTATTTTATTGCAAATTTATTCACACTTTTTACAACTGCATgtggtaaaataaaagaaatcatcatTATGCCCAAGATAATTATTTTGTTGATCAACATAGCGACAGGTGCAAACTTTAGAAGAAACATGCATATTATAAATACCTTATGTAATTACAAACCCAAAGGGATATTTCGTTGGCAAATAAATTCTTAATACCGGCAAAGTCAATTTACGCAGCACGATTTTCAATTGCAGAAAAAAAGGACACTTGGTTGATATGGCGAAACATCGTTTTAGTGTTTGACGCAATAGTTAGTGAAGGTTTTGTAAATAGCCTATAAACATGATAGATGTCAACGAAATTTTTGGGCAAAGTGGATATTATTCTACAATTATTTTCCAAGCAGCGTATTGCTTCTTGATACTGATGATCGTGACTGACTGACAGGAAAACTTGGCTGAATACAATGAAGAAAAATGTTCGAATCAACTATTCTTCATATGCTACTTCTTTATTTCGTACCAACTTGTGCCCTTTTAACCTCAAAACTTACAGAAAACGATGGGAAATTCAGTGTTGTGCAATAGAGGAAGCGCAGGTACACTTTGTTCGTCATACAAAGCAGGCAAGACATTCCATCACGCGTCTGGCTTCGTGATTGACAGACTTCAATAACTTACCCTCGACATTTTCTCAGTTGACAGGTAGTGAGTGTAGAGCGGGGGCAACAAATATCGCCATGTGCGCGCTTGGGGAGCCATCTGCTGTCGCTGCAAGGGACTAGTCAGCCCAATTCAACTGAACAGCTCCGAGATGAGACACTGCAGTTTTTGTCAAATGGTGTCTTCAGGCGCTGTCATCTCATTTCCGACAAAAGGAACAGTGCTGCAAGACgacaaaaatattttgctgacattgCCGGCTTTGTGCATTGCTGGAGTGGCCCCACGTAATGTGAATAATGCTACACACTCGATTCGTGTGATGCGGTCCGTATGGCATAAAGGACCGAGTTTTTGAAACgtaaagcatacttacctggcacaggggataccgtgatcatgaaggcggttcctccaggacgaggctcttccattgcacttcggttgGGCTGATCCCTGCGATTACCCCTAATGTGGGTAACTCgggtgcataatttttggtagtcgggactgcgttcgcgcaGACCCGGTCTAATTTAAATCTAACTAAGTGAATTGAATAATCACGGATTACCGAATATACAACGACACGCTACGATCTGATTAAAGGATGCAGGAGGCCTCTCAGTATAGTATTATACAGAAGCAAACGCTTGCTCCCATTCCAGAGCGACGTAATGACGATTGCTTGCTCGTTGGTCGGACGGTTTTCAAACCCTTCACCCACTGAAGATGAAATATACTCTAAATGCACAACTGAACCAACACACAGAATTTTTTCTCACAGATAAGACGAACTGGTCATCTCCTCTCCCAGAGAAGAAAAATATCAATTACGTATGGTATTCTTTTCCTTTGTTgtcattttaacaccttatacaaggaagccggcagcggcaatactacgccgctcttccgCCACAGATATTTCAAGTAGAACATAGGAAGACATAgaaaaaaatggacaaaaacagtacacacacaaagtaaaaaaacatggagccgttcacaggcgTAGTAAAATAATAAACGTTCAGCACTGGTACACGCACATAGGCGACTgaaatgacacacgtgaacgatggagcgtgggcggtgaaatACTAAGACACTAACATGATGTTACAGAAAAagccgatggcgatgatctccggcgcgcgaacgtTCACTGTTTGTGTACgaatccggggacctgccaaaggaGAAAAGGTGGGGGAAGGAGAGGGGTGGCGACGGGGTGAACGAAGATAgggcggggggggggaagagggagggagaagggggtgcCCTTGGGAGTATGGTACTCTTGGGGCACAGATCTTTTAGCATCATATTGCGAGCGACGCATTTAGCATCTTGAATTCCCGAAGATACGACACATTACCATACGGTTATGTGACACAGAAGGTTTTTCAACAAAGAATTTCGAGGGTAATGTACACCATGTGCCTTAAAACGCGCTTAGGCAGTACCAATAGTTTGCTCTCATTACAGAACGACACGTTGACGGTTGTTTGCTCGTTATTCGGACTGTTTTCTGACCTTAACCATTGCAgattaaatatattttaaatgcacAACTGAATCTTTGACACATTGGAACTGTTTGCTCTCACAGATAAGACAACCTGATCATCTCCTCTTGAATCCTTCTCCAACAGCACTACAATATCGATTACAGATGTTACTCTTGAGGTACAATGCTATTGATAGTTCTCTACCAAATGAAACTTCCGATGATTTTACGATAGCCAGTTATCACATTTATGTTAGCGGAGTATCATtctgaggaagaacttcaggagaATTGAATCGGTGGTTGGAAGAAGGGAATAAACACCGAAAATAATAAATCGAGATTTGCCGAATTTGAGTCATGAAAGGGTATACGCAACTATAGAATACAAGAAAGGAACGAAAACCAAGTCATCAAGCCCTGAAAATCAGGTCTGAAtaccctgctggtattatgggccccctacatatttggaagtacaggaaaCGAATTCTAGCGGTAATCACATGAACTACTAGaaatagttgccaaacttcactgtagtgtGTGCAGACGtaatagctgtcatggtttgtgagtagttgtgctgtgaattttttcgctgccatcaaaagtttgaaaggttagtgtttatttgaataaaactcaaatttctaacatgttattactaaaactaaggtaaggtacgtatttggcttgttgttgggatgccgttttacattaattaacgtcggttgcgaactaaactaaccgtaggcaaaatcatttttcccaagatgtcgagggtggatatatgggccccttttactgctggtattatgggccccgtaaaatcaatcaaattttatggggccatttacaaatattgctactctttatgtttcagatgcctcgaagacatcttgtaccaccaaaaaaatcgaaacggcaatcgtgggacaaagcaaatatgtcaaatgctattgtagctattatggagaaaaaaaatggggttgaaaaaagcggttaaagtgtactctgtccctcgttctacactctaaaggctttcacgaatcgataaaccggtcgaagaaatagttgaTATTAAACTGGACCGTCCACCgattttaccacagggacttgaggatgaactggttaaatatcttcttattatggaatccaaattctacagccttaccagaaatgacgtcaggcgcatagCCTACCCGCTttgtacaagaaataaaatccctcatccatttgtaaagggcgaagtttctggtcgaacttagTTTGACCATTTtgtgtcacggcacaaaaatattctgtctattttgaagccatccgcaacttcgatttcatgtgctaatgggtttaataaacaagctgtcgacaatttcttcagtttacttgaagctgcgttcagtaactacaaatatcctgcggccagagtttttaatgtagacgagtcaaaaaatggctctgagcactatgggacttaactgctgaggtcatcagtcccccagaactcagaactacttaaacctaactaacctaaggacatcacacacatccatgcccgaggcaggattcgaacctgcgaccgtagccgtcgcgcggttccagactgtagcgcctagaaccgctcgaccaccccggctggcagacgattcaggtcttagtgtcgttcaaagaaaaatttctcgtgtcatcggcctgaggggaaaaaggcaagatggtgcattatctgcagctgaaaggggatcacttgtaacgtgtaaaaagatgcttatgtgtgtgactattgtgaatagactaggcataggctgtgaaaatcatcccaccagtagactaattaacaatgttcagagtgaatctttctttcataatacacaaaaattaaataaagttattttttcaaatttttatttctttttatttgaaactaccttggggcccatattaccagcacaaattcttgacgcaacaaaatgcagactatcaggaaaaataaaattttgttttaaatattaaaaagttgaaccaaaacatgtcgtaactttttgcaggacatactagagaaatgatttctgttaatttcaggtgattatactaaaaataaaaggtgttatataaaaaaacaaagtggggcccatttatccacctttacctatatAATGTCACCAATTTCCGAGAGTGATTCTGAAGTGGCTTAATCGTTCAGAAACAAGCGGAGAAATAGAGTTCGCAATGTTCACTGCTATAAACGTGAAGTACAGAAGAGGCAGCGTCTTCTTGGTCAACAATATGTGAGTACCTCCACAGGTAATACTATTCTTGCAAAATCCAACAccacaacatttcattttcttgcaaGTTGAAATGTACAGACTACTTCCCTCCTGAAGAGAAGAAATATTTTCTAGACAATTTATATGATGgactaaacaaaaattaaaaagatacATTCCTAATGGGTGTGATAATGCGACGTGATCCAAAACGCCGCCATTCAAAGAACGAAAACCCTAAGAAACGAGACAACGTTTTCGATTTCTTCGTTCTGAACAATGCCAACAAAAGAATTCAAGTTTGTAGAAGTGCATTTTCCGTTTTATATGCCATCAAAAATAAAGCGCTTTTCCGTTTGACTACTTTAATTGTTTCTGGAAAATCTGCAATTGATATGCCCGGTAAACATATGAACCGGTGTAATGTGTTACCTCCACAAATACTAGGTGCCATTGATGATCATGTAAATGAGTTCCCAATACACCATTCTCATTACTGCAATAAGGAAATTAAATATCAAGTGCTGAGCTGGACATAAAATCTTTGCACCGCCTGTTTTGTGAGAAATATCCGCATTACGCATTTAGTGTCAAATACGATTTTTATCGGAAATATTATAATGAGAACCACGGATATAGATTTTGGAGGCTCCAAATTGACGTCTGTAGCACATGTGAGGATTTGGAAACGAAAGATCAAATCACCAGTTCTCAACGACACCGCAAAACGTGTCCCAGTCGCTGAAAAGATGGTCTATTTACGTCGTGCCAAGAAATTTTACTCTaaacaaaaagaagtgttgcatccATGCAATGAAAAAGAAGAATGTAGGGTGCCTCGTCTTTGACTACATGCAAAACCTTCCACTGCCGAAAATTCCGGTGAAGGGACGTTCTATCTAAGgcagcgttcacactgccggccgggccgagccgagcctggccgggccgccgcccgctttgctatcagacacatggttttgaattgcggtgttcagactggcggccgggccgcgccgacacggcgtgagcctcccggagccgagccgaCGACATTCCGAAtgtttaatattgccggcgcgagccgaccgcaggcgcgagcctgtggagcagcactactGCTTCTGTAGTACACGCAtcacacgtctcccttctgctttcatcacaagtgtgactgcacacgtcttttattttaagatgttacctcacatttcacaataagtgaggaaaaattacgtttattataatgatacatgcgaaattacttttatttcatatatttaatctacatgcatttacaacaatagcttgccagcgttcgcggcattgccgccactgaatagttcgcatttacttgtaaacggaggcagatatgagtgtcactgagggacggaaatgtgtccctaccagatgacaatgcattgtaaagtcatgTTGTGGCACGTTACTATATAAGCtgttgtctgtgacatctttttgcgatgttcttactttaatggatgcagaataacatatacatgacattaacttgtgtccatcaatttggtatcagaatttcggctagtatgacagtaatgatgcagtttccagattatggaacgaagtaaccaaggagtgtgtttcagatagtacgcacaaatataaattattttcctttataattttatttgttttatttacagtgaaatgagatacaaaaaaatacagtaaatagcaaagtaatttcaattccaaaatttatttgagaggtttttcaattattttaagttgcatttttaacgaaatattcaacaaaagtgttcctgacagttttcgaacgtaatgtggaatttctgttgaatgtggcaccagctgtctgcatatcagcattgttacaaaacttttcagcttcaacattgcatccttctctgtcaatgacaatattatgaagtagacaaatgcacttgactatgtgatcagctacgtcaacagatgtttcaatttccttcctcagtagtctccatttattggtcattataccaaatgcacattcaacaacttttcttgctctggaatgcatatcattgtatagaatcttctcgttgtccaaatttctgcgaggaaaaggtctcatcaaattctctaataaggggtaagcttcatctcccaaaatgacgtacggtagttcctgacacattccttcaagtcttgttggtggcggtaataacagctccccatttgtaagtttcttatataacatactttctttaaacacgcctgcatcagactgtttaccgtaggcaccaacatccacagctataaatttgtaatttgcatcagcaactgcttggagtacaatcgaataatactgtttgtaattgtaaaacatgctgccagaaagtttaggacattggacacgtatgtgcttcccgtctatacatccaacacagtttggaaatccccatctcgtatgcatttcactggcaatttctttaaatcgagaaacagttggcgttggtaaatgaatgggggcaagtgactcccatatggccatacaaacgtctttcaccaacactgatacggtggacactcctaatcggaatgacgatgctagtgcatgaaaggagatgccagtggacagatacctgagaaaaaaaatcgtaaaatgtgttactcaagtgtggtgttgggcgaagtttttacagttttgtttgcacagtagatatttacttagtcaatgtcatttcatagttatacaacaataagtaattaaagagacattttcttgcatccttctatattctttcaattaaaataatgaaatcgaaatgcaaagacctgagagacagttacagagaataacttgtataacttggcaaaataaggtcatgtgatccagggaatactatattaaaatgcaattccactcgggctttgttctgtcatatgattttcctaagttccaagagctatgcacagttccttaccagtggaaatagaaccactgagtcaaagggcatatcagtctgtctatcttacaaggtaatgaaaagaattctgtgaggtcatcagtggctccacatgatgaaccatcaccactgccaagcgctgcatcatgaagaaaaacgaagaaaaagttggaaaattctgaaggagtgtatctgcgattcttcgttgaaggcacagcaagacattacccaaaatgacgaagctaattacttactgatgattctcaggagtcccataaactctcttcccctcagaggtaagcgtttgtgaaatttaaaatacaaaagcatgactacaattaattggaggtagtgaatgctgcacaaagttctactgcaaaccaaaaagtgtgtactaacgaatcttaccttatcgttatacacaatttttcttctgctgttatacttctgcgaaaatttgtgttctgtttcgaaattttgtcttgaatgttctgcagcacatactgaaatgtattatgattcattctgtaatatgaataaaatttttcaggatagtttttaagttcttcatgtaaagaaaaaaactctcctaaatgtctgtcgctatttatgggatgaatccataacctcctagttcttctgtacttcaaaactcgacgagtaactgcagagtcaaaacaataccaataaaagagtgaagacattgttctacacGACAGCACACACTAGCCaaaggcgagcaactgttgactgcagctgtgttttctagtgacttgcttgtcagctgtcgaagggtggggatttttttttaatttatttatttggccttcggCAACTAGcagccatttagccaaagagtAGGGATTACCTTGACGgtgcagcgcagcccgccaaggaaggaaaaaaataatgaagaacaatgaaacgcacgtctgtgtcgatctacagtagtttcattaactatccattatttttttttttctgtcaaagtagacaacgagactacagaattgcgcttcagtttctgcagtaaacgtatcacaaatctccagtttgtttttgtgattagttttacaccactgatcactagtaattagtttttttctgtcctgcattatatgactacattaaaccaagctgtaaccgctcgaactccgtggcttgcggacgcggcactgacgccactgaatatctcgcattacttgtgaccagagacagatatcagtgtcattatcatttcaaaaactttttggtacttttagctacatttcatacgcaacaatgtatggtctaaaacggatctaacagtaagctacccgctacataactttttcactacaagatctgtaaatcaagtgcacaacgttgacaaatagcatcatttaacaatgactgttaagaaatacgaaaagataaatgattcaatacgaagctaagatgttacactagcacgtgtacaaaaatcagattttttagccgcataatttcttcaaaatcggctgggaagcgttacgaaactaagaaatcacgcgaaacgaaaagtagactttttcttttttcacgacgtaagtaacgcttttaaggaaaaaatgagttcataaaacgatgtggcgcagtcttatatacctctaagaatttttagaacatgaaaatcggagaagtggattttcccccattccgccgacccggctcggcgcggcgcgcagtgtgaatgccctacacgtcggcctgagctggctaggcacgagccgagacagtacgcgtcagcccggcccggcccggccggcagtgtgaacgcagcctaagAAAGCTTTGGTtgtacgttttctgtatccatgatGTGAAAACAGGATCAGCAAATTTCTACACATATCCAGAAGGTGTGGTTAAAGGACGCCCTGATGAGGTATGTAGCCTACTTTGGCTGAAGATTCAGGACATGGGTCCAACTGTAAAAGGACTTCACATTTTTTGCGACGCTTGCGGTGGAAAAACCGAAATATTACTGTCGTCAGGTTTCTACTTGCCTTGGTATCACTCTGCCGTTTTGCCACAATTCACCAATATTTTCCTATTCGTGGACATTCGTTCCTGCAGTGTGATAGGATCTTTGGTACCGCCAAGCGTAAGattacgttggttggttggttgttttggggaaggagaccagacagcgtggtcatcggtctcatcggattagagaaggatggggaaggaagtcggccgtgccctttcagaggaaccatcccggcatttgcctggagtgatttagggaaatcacggaaaacctaaatcaggatggccggacgcgggattgaaccgtcgtcctcccgaatgcgagtccagtgtctaaccactgcgccacctcgctcggtgtaagattAGGAAAATGGACAGAATATACACTCCGGACGAGTACTGTGAGTTGATACAAACATCGAGAGAATCTGGATATTCTGTGAGAAAGGCGACTTCAGAACAAATCGTGAACTATAAGAATTGGTGGCCAAAGTCCTTCAAGAAATCAACGGAGAGTACTGAGAAACATTCAAACTTTTGTATTTCTAAACACAGACACCTTCAATATTCAACTGATATAAGAGCGCTGGCACACTCCGAGTCGTGGGCGGCGGAATTCCGGTCACAGGGCGGCGGTAAGAGGCTGGAGCTGCGACGCTCTTTCCCATAAGGTCGACTCGAGGGAGGCAGGTGCGTGGCATGGACACAGCGCCGGGACGAGCGAGGTGGGCGTGGCCCTAGCCCCCTTGTCAACTCTGTAACAAGGCGCTTCGCAGCTCCCCGCGCGCGTCTGTAAAAACGGGTTACGTGTGTCGAAGGGTTCTGTAATAGCCTCCGAATTCACTGATGGCATCGTTCAGACAAGACTTATCCTTCAAAAACCAAAGCTATTGGATGAAATACTGCTTCCTACAGACTCTGCATACAtaggaaaaatgcccataaatgagaaaaaaatgcaaGACGTAGAGAAGATATACCTACAGAAAAGAAAGACTTCTACGAGAAATTAATGACCTGACCTACCACCTCAGATCCAGCTGATCATGATGATGAGTGATTTTTGTGTCCAAGTTTTTTTCTCCAAAACTTTCTGCGCCTTCTTGGGGTCAAACAATTGATGCCCTTTTCAACTATATACATTTTTCCAATAGCCTACAGTGTTATATTTttacaattttgaacaaaatttgaaagacattattgacttaCTTCTTTATTTTTAGTCACATTTTCTATCAGTTGGAAGAAGGAAACAAATCcaccaactttttttaattttacgagTCAAAGTACATCATCTGGAAATTGTCCGAACACTGCAAACGGATGGACATGTTGTTctgtatgtgaaaaaaaaaaaaccctcgttCAATGAAAAATGCGTAAGttatgcagtttttttttaatttcccaacaAACAGGTTTATTGAGTTATTTCCTTCTTCCAACTGCCGATTCAAATATGATGAGGGCTTTTCTGTTTTGCAATAAAATACGTAAAAGTGTTCTCATTGGTGACAATGATGTAGATCCGACCATTGAAAGTCAGTTTTGTAGACTTTCTTTCTGTACCTACTGCGGGAAATTTTTATGTGCAAGTTTAATCTCTGTACCGTAGCCTTGTGTGAAAATTCACTTTCTACCACGAGCCTATAATTTTTCGGAATGTAAAATTCAATTCTCTAACAGTTCCTTTacacatacaatttaaaaaaaatcgcacAAAAGAATATGATTTTCTGCGTTATTTAGTCCAACAAAATCATTATGGGGTATGAAAAGAACACCTCAAtagttgtaaaaataaatgttatgtaaattaaaattttttacagaaTTTGCGTCTTAAATCTAGTTACAGAAACGTTACCTTCTGAGCTAAGGGTTAACAACCTTGTGTGTTGCTTGACGAAGTAACTTAAGACGAGGCCAACTTAACGTCTCTGAGCCGATGAATGGTGGGAGTGCAGACATGTCtgtg carries:
- the LOC126235510 gene encoding uncharacterized protein LOC126235510; the encoded protein is MSSLFYWYCFDSAVTRRVLKYRRTRRLWIHPINSDRHLGEFFSLHEELKNYPEKFYSYYRMNHNTFQYVLQNIQDKISKQNTNFRRSITAEEKLCITIRYLSTGISFHALASSFRLGVSTVSVLVKDVCMAIWESLAPIHLPTPTVSRFKEIASEMHTRWGFPNCVGCIDGKHIRVQCPKLSGSMFYNYKQYYSIVLQAVADANYKFIAVDVGAYGKQSDAGVFKESMLYKKLTNGELLLPPPTRLEGMCQELPYVILGDEAYPLLENLMRPFPRRNLDNEKILYNDMHSRARKVVECAFGIMTNKWRLLRKEIETSVDVADHIVKCICLLHNIVIDREGCNVEAEKFCNNADMQTAGATFNRNSTLRSKTVRNTFVEYFVKNAT